In Rhodocyclaceae bacterium, the genomic window AGATCTTGGTCTCGGGCGTGTTGATGTAGCCGAGCACCGAGTGCAGCGAAGTGGTCTTGCCGGAGCCCGTCGGGCCGCAGACGAAGAACAACCCGTACGGCTTGGTGATCGCGCCCTTGAGCAGGCCGAGGTTGTGGTCCGACACGCCCAGCTTGTCGAGCGGGATCGGCTCGCCTGCGGCCAGGATACGCATCACGATATCCTCGACGCCGCCCTGACTGGGGATGGTCGCGACCCGCAGTTCGATGTCGAGCGGGCCGAACTTGCGGAACTTGATCTTGCCGTCCTGCGGCCTGCGCTTCTCGGAGATGTCGAGGTCGCACATGATCTTCAACCGCGCGGCGATCGCCTGGCGGTAGCTGGCCGGCACCTCGATGTAGTTGTGCAGCGAGCCGTCCCTGCGGAAGCGGATCAGCGTCTTCTGCTTGCCGGGGCCGGGCTCCACATGGATATCCGACGCGCCCTGATGGTACGCATCGATGATGATCTTGTTCACCAGCCGGACCACTTCGTTCTCGGAGGCGGCCGAGAGTTCGGCAACCGCGGAGCCCTCGTCTTCGGCCTCTTCCGACAGTTCGGAGAGCAGGTCGCCGACCGAGCTGGTATCGACCGCGATTTCCGGGCCGCCGCCGCCGAACACCTGGTTCATCGTCGCGGCGAACTCGCGCTTCGTCGTGACCCGGTAATCGACCTTCGCCTTCGGGAACACGTTGGCGACCTGGCGCGAACCACGCACCTTCTCGGGGTCGGTGCAGAGCACGACCAGGCCGTCCTTGCCCTCTTCGAGCGGCAGCCAGCCGCTCTCGGCGGCGAATTCGCGCCGGATGTTCTTCAGCAGATCGAGCGGCTTGAGCCGGTCGGCACGGAACGGCTCGTAGGGGCACTGGAAGAACAGCGCCAGCGACTCGCCGAGCAGCGGGACCTTGACCTGGAATTCGTCGATCAGCACATCTTCGATATCGATGTTCTTGCGCCGCGACGAGCGCAGTGCGAGCTCCATCTCGTCTGCGGACAGCACGGCACCCGCGACAAGCTGGTCGTACTTGCCACGGATCTTGAACGCCGGCTGCTTCTGCCGCTGCAGCACCGCGATCGCCAGCGTCTCGGCCAGCTGGCGCGCACCGTCCTCGGCGGTCTTCGAGAATGCCTCGCCCGTGCGGGAGTTGATGAGCTGGATCACGCCGACGAGGGGCCCCTGGGCCGCGCTGCCGGCACCCGGCTGCGCCTGCCTGACCGACTCGCAGATGGGAACGACCAGCATGTGCCGGGTGCGGTAGCCGGTACGCTTGTCGACTTCCTTCAGGAAGTGCAGCTGCGGACTGTAGCGCTTCAGTTCGTCGTCGTTGTAGACGTCTGCGACGTTGACCACGCGCCGGGTGCTCGCCACGAACCCCGCGATGCTCTGCTCGTTGATCGGAAGCTTCAGGTCCTTGAACGAATTCAGACCGGTCTTGACCTTCGAGACGATCGAATTGCCGTCTTCCGTGCTGACGTAGATGGTCAGCCGGTCGGCTTCGAACAGCGCGCAGATGTCCTGCGACAGCTCGACCATGATCTCGTCGAGTTCGCTCAAGGAGTGGATGCGGTTCGTGACCGCCTGCAGGCCCTGCGAAAACCTGAGCCTGTCCGCCAGCACTTCCCCGCCAGCTGCGGACGCCCCACCCTGCGCCTGGGGCCGGGTTTCGAGAACGCTGCTCATGGTGGGTTGCCCCCGGGTCGGAATCGCATCATGTCGATCATGGCTGTCAGAACTCGAACTGCTGGAACGTCAGCAGCATCTGCGGGGCGAACCGGCCCGCGCACGACTGGATTTCCTCCATGATGGCCTCGTACTCGCCCGGCTTCAAGTGCGTGATGTAAATGTCGACCTGCCGCTGCAGCTTTTCGAGCTCGTCGGCCAGCATCATCGGACTCAGGTGTTTGGATGTACGCGCGAGGTCATGTTCCCGGTTGCGGAACGCGGTCTCGATGATCAGGTAGCGGAGGTTGTCGATGCGGTTGACCATCGGCCAGAGGGCCTCGTTGACCGTCGTGTCGCCGGTATACACCAGGCTTGCCCGACCACTGTCGAGGTGGTAGCCGACCGCAGGCACCACATGATTTGCCGGCAACGGCGTGATGCTGCGCCCTCGCCCCAGGTCGAGCCGCTCCCCGACAGCTACCGGCTGGTAGTGCATCCACGGATTCAGTGCATCGGGAATCTGCGCGAAATCCGGCCACAGCTTCCAGTTGAACAG contains:
- the tadA gene encoding Flp pilus assembly complex ATPase component TadA, with translation MSSVLETRPQAQGGASAAGGEVLADRLRFSQGLQAVTNRIHSLSELDEIMVELSQDICALFEADRLTIYVSTEDGNSIVSKVKTGLNSFKDLKLPINEQSIAGFVASTRRVVNVADVYNDDELKRYSPQLHFLKEVDKRTGYRTRHMLVVPICESVRQAQPGAGSAAQGPLVGVIQLINSRTGEAFSKTAEDGARQLAETLAIAVLQRQKQPAFKIRGKYDQLVAGAVLSADEMELALRSSRRKNIDIEDVLIDEFQVKVPLLGESLALFFQCPYEPFRADRLKPLDLLKNIRREFAAESGWLPLEEGKDGLVVLCTDPEKVRGSRQVANVFPKAKVDYRVTTKREFAATMNQVFGGGGPEIAVDTSSVGDLLSELSEEAEDEGSAVAELSAASENEVVRLVNKIIIDAYHQGASDIHVEPGPGKQKTLIRFRRDGSLHNYIEVPASYRQAIAARLKIMCDLDISEKRRPQDGKIKFRKFGPLDIELRVATIPSQGGVEDIVMRILAAGEPIPLDKLGVSDHNLGLLKGAITKPYGLFFVCGPTGSGKTTSLHSVLGYINTPETKIWTAEDPVEITQRGLRQVQMNPKAGLTFATAMKAFLRADPDVIMVGEMRDKETVAIGIEASLTGHLVFATLHTNSAPESITRLLDMGMDPFNFSDALLGILAQRLAKRLCSKCRKPRVAGEDELTLLLDEYVQELRQTETWKKDPEAAREQVRQRWVRQFGNPKGEIVLQSKVGCDTCNGTGYKGRAGLHELLIGTDRLKKGIQEHARVADLLAIALEEGMRTLKMDGIEKVLLGITDIQQVRAVCIK
- a CDS encoding 3',5'-cyclic-nucleotide phosphodiesterase produces the protein MKLRVLGCSGGIGGSLRTTSFVLDEDVLVDAGTGVGDLNIEELQRIDRVFLTHSHLDHVTSLPFLVDTVGWMRDRPLTVHALPETIEVLRQHLFNWKLWPDFAQIPDALNPWMHYQPVAVGERLDLGRGRSITPLPANHVVPAVGYHLDSGRASLVYTGDTTVNEALWPMVNRIDNLRYLIIETAFRNREHDLARTSKHLSPMMLADELEKLQRQVDIYITHLKPGEYEAIMEEIQSCAGRFAPQMLLTFQQFEF